In Tachysurus vachellii isolate PV-2020 chromosome 7, HZAU_Pvac_v1, whole genome shotgun sequence, the DNA window gtgtgtatgtatatgtgtgtgtatgtatgtgtgtgtatgtatatgtgtgtgtatatgtgtgtgtatgtgtgtgtgtatgtatgtgtgtgtatgtatatgtgtgtgtatgtatatgtgtgtgtatgtatgtgtgtgtatgtatatgtgtgtgtatatgtgtgtgtatgtgtgtgtgtatgtatgtgtgtgtatgtatacccctctccctgtctctctttgCCCCCCTcatcgtctctctctccctccctctccccccattccccctctccctctgtctctccccccatTCCCCCACTCCCCCCCCCCCGGTGTTGACACCGTCAGTGCGGTTGGTGTTCAGGGTGTTCAGGATGCACAGAGTCTCATATGAAAGCTGCTCCCTCCGGCGTGGACAGAACAAATCGTGCCCTTGTGTGTGGACTGAACACTTTTTACTTCATAACGACGGAATTCACACTAACTTTGTAAAATCAATCTCAGCTCTCAACTGATGCTTCGCTTTTTTCTGCCGGcagtaaataattatttgtgaCGGATTTGACGAGTTTAACATTATTTTGCATCGCGTTTATTAGTGATTATGGAAATAAAAAGTGAGACGTGACTTAAGTGTGCTTGTGTTAGCTTTAGCAGGTTTAGCATCGGCTAAAGAATAAGTGCATAAAACTTACCTCAGCATTAACACATAACAGACAGTGTGATTAACTCGTGTGTTTTGTTTCACTGAACACTATAAGTGTGTAAATAAACCGTCGGAGGCGGAAATAAAAAGTTTGTGGATCCTTTTGTCACTAGCAAAGTTAGCTTAGGGCTAGTTTGTCCGTTTGGCTTTGTGAGAggattttattctctctcaggTGAAAATAATCCGCGCCAAAGATGAAGACTTTGTTCAgattaataaagaataatgaGTTCAGGACACAAGTGAGTTTAGTGTCTGCTGCTGGAACTGAAGCTAAGCTAACAATCACAGCCTGCTAGTCAGTCATGCTAACTTTCACCACACggtgactttttattttatcttttattttctttgtctatTGAGATGTTGTTTTGGGtgtaaaacagattttttgtgtgaaaagaaaatCCTTTTCGGACAGAAACATAATGAATCTCtggagtttgtttgtgtttgttgtgatgAAGTGGCTTCAGATCAGTGCAGAAAGTAAGTAACTCTATTTAAATctctttattattcattacatttaatacaGATTTATTCACTATTAGTGATGAACGCTATGTCTTCCTACATGATGTATGtataataaacacaattaaCACTAAATCTGTTCTAAAGACTGAggtttgaaaataaaaacaaaccctgaaaAGTTCCAACCTGCTGCTTTCATTATATCAGTATGAAGGAGCTCTTTATATCACGAGTGAATATTTAACCTGCTTTAGAAATGTTCTCGTTGTTATTTGAtagttaaatgtattatatgattatatgattatcTGTATTGTGTAAGTACAGttaaagtgtgttgtgtgagcaCTACGTCATGTACATGGTGAAGGTGAAGCAGCTCCACTCTGTATActtccctcaggtgtgttgggGGGCGTGGCTACGTGTATCAGGAAcatgattggttgttgtgtaaATCAGTCAAGTGTTTCactaaattattattcatttcctGTAGAGAAGAAAATACATCAAAATACAGAATCAAATGATGTGTAACAGGTGTAGAGGTGAcaagcatgagtgtgtgagtatgtgtatatatatatatgtgtgtgtgtgtgtgtgtgtgtgtgtgtgtgtgtgtatatatatatatatatatatatatatatatatatatatatatatatatatatgtatatgtgtgtgtgagtgtgtgtgtgtgagtatgtgtgggtatatatataggtgtgtgtgtgtgtgtatatgtgtgtgcgtgtgtatatatgtttgtgagtgtgagagtgtgagtgagtgtgtgtgtttatgtatgtgtgtgagtgtgtatgtgtgtgtgagtgtgtgtgtatgtatatacgtgtgtgtgtgtgtgtgtatatgtgtgtgtgtgtgagtgagtgagagagagtgtgtgtgtgtgtgagagtgagagagtgtgtgtgtgagtgagagagagtgtgtgtgtgtgtgtatgtgagagtgtgtgtgtgtgtgtgtgagtgagagagagtgtgtgtgagtgagagagagtgtgtgagtgagtgagagtgtgtgtgtgtgtgtgagtgagagtgtgtgtgtgtgtatgtgtatatatatagtgtgtgagtgagagagtgtgtgtgtgtgagtgagagagtgtgtgtgtgtgagtgagagagtgtgtgtgtgagtgagagagtgtgtgtgtgtgagtgagagagtgtgtgtgtgagtgagagagtgtgtgtgtgagtgagagagtgtgtgtgtgtgtgtgagtgtgagtgtgtgtgagtgtgtgtgtgtgtgtgtgtgtgtgagtgagagtgtgtgagtgagtgagagtgtgtgagtgagagagtgtgtgtgtgtgagagagagtgtgtgtgagtgagagtgtgtgtgtgtgagtgagagtgtgtgtgtgtgagtgtgtgtgtgtgtgtgagtgtgtgtgtgtgagtgagagtgtgtgagtgagagtgtgtgtgtgagtgagagtgtgtgagtgagagtgtgtgagtgagagagtgtgtgtgtgagtgagagagagtgtgtgtgtgagtgagagagagtgtgtgtgtgtgtgtgagagagagtgtgtgtgagtgagagtgtgtgagtgagtgtgtgtgtgagagagagtgtgtgtgagtgagagagagtgtgtgtttgtgagtgagagtgtgtgtgtgtgtgagtgtgtgtgtgtgtgtgagtgtgtgtgtgtgagtgtgtgtgtgtgagtgagagtgtgtgtgtgagtgagagtgtgtgagtgagagtgtgtgagtgagagtgtgtgagtgagagagtgtgtgtgtgagtgagagagagtgtgtgtgtgagtgagagagagtgtgtgtgtgtgagtgagagagagtgtgtgtgtgtgagtgagagagagtgtgtgtgtgtgagtgagagagtgtgtgtgtgagagagagtgtgtgtgagtgagagagagtgtgtgtgtgtgagtgagagtgtgtgtgtgtgtgtgtgagagagagtgtgtgtgtgagagagagtgtgtgtgtgtgtgtgtgtgtgtgtgtgtgaggatctGACACAGTTGCAGTTGTCACAGTGAAGGTGTCCCACACTATATTAGAGAGAATAAATGTAGTTGAGACCCAGAAACAGACGTGTGTTTGTCTCCAGCTCAGTGTCACTTCTTCACCACACTGTCTTATGGCCTTGTTCACATGATCTGTGTTATTTATCTGTCCACACCTCTGTTTTCTGCTCCTCTGGATCTTTATTCATTAGATAAATGTGCTGCTGCTTCTCCCACTTTATGCTCTCACTCCTTTTTGCCCCAGTTTGTCCGAGTAAGGACATCAGGAACAACGTGACTAACATGCACTCTCTGGAGAACTGCACGGTGATCGAGGGCCACCTGAAGATCCTGCTGATGTTCCACACGAGAGCAGAGGACTTCCGTGGTCTGAGCTTCCCCAAGCTGACGGTAGTGACGGATTACCTGCTGCTGTTCAGAGTTTACGGCCTGGAGAGCCTGAGCGACCTGTTCCCCAACCTCACGGTCATCCGAGGTAACAACCTGTTCTTCAACTATGCCCTGGTCATCTTTGAGATGCTGCAGCTGAAGGAGATCGGACTGCACAGTCTGATGAACATCACGCGCGGCGCCGTGAGGCTGGAAAAGAACCCGGACCTGTGTTACCTCTCTACACTCGACTGGTCACAGGTCCTCGACTCTGTGGAAGACAACTACATCACCACCAATAAAAACGAGGGAgagtgtggagatgtgtgtccCGGCATGGCCAGGGGCAAGACCATCTGCCCTCAGACCATCATCAACGGGCAGTTTGGGGCACGCTGCTGGACACAACGACACTGCCAACGAAgtgagtactgtgtgtgtgtgggagtgtgtgagtgtgtgtgcgactgTGTGAGATCGTTGTTTGTCCACTTCATTTGTCCACTCCTCCATTCAGACCTAAAACTGTTCTTGGAACCATGACGCCTGAAGTTCCTGAGGTCCACAGATCGTTCCTTACAGGGAAACGTGCCTAATAGTTTCCTGAAATATGTTCTCTCAcacccacaagcacacactctgGTCTGAACGATTTCCTGCCATTATGTTGCCTTTTCCTGTTCGAGGTCATGTGGTGAGAAGAACATAAACACATCAGTAATGTTAACTtcatcactgacacacagaccaTTTCTCTTCTTCATGTTACTTGTGTATAAACTGGTGAGGTGTGTATATGGTTGCGTGAGTGTGCATGGggggtgtatttgtgtgttggggggttgtgtgtatttgggtgtgtgtgctAGGTTTATCAAAAGAGAAGAAACATAGcatattctctctgtctctttctccacccccacccccatcaCATGCCCCATCCCCTGCAGTGTGTCCATCAGTGTGTAAGGGGAGGGCGTGTATGGAGGACGGTCAGTGCTGTCACTCAGCGTGTTTGGGAGGCTGCGTGAAGCCGGATTCTGCCGCGGAGTGTGTGGCGTGTCGTCACTTCCTGcatgcgggtgtgtgtgtggaggcctGCCCTCCTGGCTCTCTCTCCTTTAAAGGGTGGCGGTGTGTCAGCCCCGCCTACTGCCACACCCTTCACATGCAGTGCTCTCGCAAAACACAGGACCAAAGCTGCAACTCCTATGTCATCCACCAAGGGGCGTGTGTTCCTGAGTGTCCCTCAGGGTACACCACTGTCAACTCCACAACGTgagatctctcacacacacacacacacacacacacacacacacacacacacacagagcacaagtTGCTGCAAGGAAAGAGTCTCCAAGTTTACCAGTATAGTTTATGGGTTAAAATCTCTAACATACATAGAGCCTGTTGTATACTGTTGTATACTGTTGtatcagttgtgtgtgtgtgtgtgtgtgtgtgtgtgtgtgtgtaggctgatGTGTTCACCGTGTGCAGGAATGTGtcctaaagtgtgtgtgggagagaagaCAGTGGATTCGGTGACGGCGGCTCAGGCGCTGCGGGGCTGCACGCTGCTCAACGGCAGCCTCATCATCAACATCCGAGGAGGAAGTAAATACTAACAACCataatagtgatgatgatgatagtgattAGATTataatagtgatgatgatgatgattgtgaggAGGAAGTAAAAGCTGCAGTGTGTTTGAGATGTTCTGCAGCTCAACACATACATGAACAGAATAAACTGATTGTTGCAGTAACACCTTCTGTAAATACACCAACAacatgcacagtgtgtgtgtgtttgtgtgtgtgtgtgtgtgtgtgtgtgtgtgtgtgtgtgtgtgttatagataaCATCGCAACAGAACTGGAAGCTAATCTTGGTCAGCTGGAGGAAATCACAGGATACCTGATGGTGCGTCGCTCGTACGCTCTCGTCTCTCTGTTGTTCCTCAGGAAGCTCAGACTGATCCGCGGAGAGACGCAGGAAAGGGGGTAAGACCGAGGGTTGTGATTGGCTCAGAGCAGAGGGGGCGGGGTGTTGATGCAATATTGCATAAATTTAAATCTAGTGAAGCTCCTTTTCTTGTAGcgcagtgtttatttatttactccttatttattgtgttctctctttctctctcctacttttttctatttaaataaaggaATTACTCGTTCTTCGCTCTGGATAATCAGAACCTACGTCAGCTGTGGGACTGGTCCAAACACAACCTGAGCATCCAGCAGGGCCGCATGTTCTTCCACCACAACTCCAAACTGTGTATGAGTGAGATCCGCAAGATGGAGGAGGTGACGGggacgagagacagacagcctaAGAACGACATCGGCTTTAAAACCAATGGAGACCAGGTGTCATGtgagtcatcacacacactcactcacacacactcacacacactcacacacactcacacacacacacacacacacactcacactctcacacacactcacacacacacacactcactcacacacactcacacacacacacacacactcacacacactcacacacacacacacacacactcacacacacacacacacacactcacactctcacacactcacacacactcacacacactcacacacacacacacacacacactcacacacacacactcacacacacacacacactcacacacacacacacacacacacacacacacacacacacacacacacacacacacacactcacacacacacactcacacacactcacacacacactctcacacacacactcacacacactcactcacacacactcacacacacacactcactcacacacactcacacacacacacacacactcacacacactcacacacacacacacacacacactcacacacacacacacacactcacactctcacacacacacacacacactcacacacactcacacactcacacacacacacacacacacacacactcacacacacactcacacacacacacacacacacacactcacacacacacacacacacacactcacacacacacactcacacacacacactcacacacacactcacacacactcacacacacacacacacacacactcacacactcacacacacactcacacacacactcacactcacacacacacactcacactcacacacacactcacacacacactctcgcacacactcgcacacactcacacacacgcacacactcacacacacactcacacacactcacactcacacacacacactcgcacacactcacacacacacacactcacaaatacactcgctcgcacacacactctcacacacacacgcacgcacacgcacactcacacacacacactcacacacacactcacacacactcgcacacacacacatatacacacactcgcacacactcgcacacactcgcacacactcgcacacactcgcactcacacacactctctcacacacacacacacgcatgcacacacacacgcacactcacacacactctctctcacacacacactcgcacacacacacatacacacatacacacactcgcacacactcacacacacgcacactcacacacacacacacacgcatgcacacacacacgcacactcacacacactctctctcacacacacacacacacactatttcttaTAAAAACCTGTTCCTCTCACTTACTCCCCCCCCCTCAGGTGAGTACCGGGTGCTGAAGTTTACGACAGTTCGGACTCATTCAgataaaatcattataaaatgGGAGCCGTTCTGGCCGCCGGACTTCAGGGACCTGCTGGGCTTCATGGTGCTGTATAAAGAAGCGTAAGTGATGAAACACTCCTGATCCTGCTAGAGTTACAGCAGCATCACAGGAGGAGGACTGCAGTTATACTGATCATCAGTTTGTACTAATAATACACTGAGTCATCAagttattaatgatttattatgtTCTATATATAAGAATCCAAGCAAAATACTAAACATCTACAAGTAGtaagagtagtgtgtgtgtgtgcgtgtgtgtgtgcgtgtgcgtgtgcacgtgcgtgcgtgtgtgtgtgtgtgcgcgtgcgtgtgtgcgcgtgcgtgtgtgtgcgtgcgtgtgcgtgtgtgggcgcacgtgtgtgtgcgcgtgtgtgtgtatgtgtgtttgcgtgtgtgtgtgtgtgcaggccgTACAAGAACGTGACAGAGTTCGATGGACGAGGTGCGTGTGGCTCTAACAGCTGGGTGATTGCAGATGTGGATCCTCCTCATCGCTCCAGTGATGTTCGACAGCAGCAGGAACCTGGATTCCTCATCAGATCTTTAAAGCCCTGGACTCAGTATGCCATCATGGTTAAAGCTCAGCTCTCCACGTCTGACGAACACCAAGTCCAAGGGGCCAAGAGCCGGATCATCTACGTCCGCACCAATGCCACCAGTGAGCTGTTAGCTAACCTAATCACCTGGCCATGCTGATGGACATCCTCACCACCatagtgacacacacatacatcctcACCACCatagtgacacacacatacatcctcACCACCatagtgacacacacatacatcctcACCACCatagtgacacacacatacacagtgcacTTTATTTTAGCTCTCTGTTttgttcagctgtataaaatgagataaatgaaaGTCGCTCTAGATAACagcttctgccaaatgcattaaatataaatctcactctgtctttcagAGCCGTCTGTGCCGCTGGATCCGATCTCATCCTCCAACTCGTCCTCTCAGATCATCCTGAAGTGGAAACCTCCCAATGACCCCAATGGCAACGTCACACACTACGTAGTGTCCTGCCTACAGCAGCCTGAGGCCAGCGAGCTCTACAAGTTTGACTACTGCCAGaaaggtaggtgtgtgtgtgtgtgtgtgtgtgtgtgtgtgtgtgggggcagAGTAGACACCATCATCAGGGTTTACACTGTGgagaagattgtaaaggatgaAATAACACTTTACTTACTTCACTGAGTaataaagatgtgtgtgtgtgtgtgtgtgtgtgtgtgtgttaggcatGAAACTACCATCTCGAGCCCCCACACAGGTGGACAGTAAGGAGGGAGAGAAGTGGAACCAGACAGCAGAGTCAGGACTGAGTGAGAGCTGCTGTCCGTGTCCTAAAACTGAGAAACAGCTGAAGAAAGAAGCAGAGGAAAGTGAATACCGCAAAACCTTTGAGAATTACCTGCACAACGAGGTCTTCCGCATCAGGTACTGATTATACACTCActgtgcccacacacacacacacacacacacacacacacactcttgtacCCACCTATTTGCTCAGTACTGCCTTCAGTGTTGTTACACCTGAGTCTCAGGACTGAAAACTATCACTTAAACATGCTCATTAGAATATTTGGCCACACCCACATTCCTCACTCTCTGCACTCTGTAGACCATCCCGTCAGCGCAGGTCCCTCGTGGGCGTGGCCAACAGCACAGTCCCCACCTTCATGACCACACCTGCTCCCCTCCCAAGCCTGAGTCTGGAGGGGGAGGCGGAGTCAAATAAGATTATTCAGTTCGTCTATGGTAAGGAATCAACAGTGATCTCCACCCTGAGACACTTCACCAGCTACCAGATCGAGATTCACGCCTGCAACAACCAGCCAGGTGACCCTGAGCGCTGCAGCATGGCCGCCTACGTCAGTGCGCGCACCTTACCTGAgggtaatcacacacacacacactctgcagatATCCTGTATATAACTGTGGTGGATTATATACTACACTCATGAGGAGGCATGTAAGAACTGGCTGTGGCATTACGAGCATtattcagtaataatgtgtgtgtgtgtgtgtttcagatcacGCTGATGACATCCTCGGACAGGTTCTATTTAACGTTGTTGATTATTCGGTGCACATCAGATGGGCAGAGCCAAAAGCCCCAAATGGCATGATCATACTGTACGAGGTGAACTACAAGAGACTGGGAGAtacagaggtacacacacacacacactcctgatctaacagtacagtaaatacacacttCTGAAATGAATGACAATTTTGTAATgtttagaatgtgtgtgttacaggagcTGAGTCACTGTGTGTCCAGGAAGCAGTACATCAGTGATAGTGGCTGCAGGTTGCGATTGGTTAATCCTGGCAATTACACCGTGCGAATCCGAGCCACATCACTAACAGGAAACGGGTCCTGGACAGAACCTGCATACTTTTACATCAAAGATCTCCgtacatctctcacacacacacacacacacacacacacacacacacactcagttccCTACACCATACACTTATCATGTATGTGTGACATATACATCACATACCCTTTAtaaatgctttgtgtgtgtgcgttaagGTGTGGATCCATCTAACATGTTAAAGATTATTGTCGTCCcggtggtgtgtgttgtgttggtggtgCTGATGGCGACAGCCGGATTAGTCATGTTCAGAAAGAAGTGAGTGTTACTGCTTGTAGTGATGTCATTAaatcagtgtgttagtgtgatgtCATCTGTGCTACTGTAGCATTATACAAACACTGTAataatgcactgtgtgtgtgtgtgtgtgtgtgtgtgtgtgtgttaggcatGCAGAAGGACCAACTGGACGCCTGTACACTTCACCAAACCCAGAATATCTCAGTCCAGATGAAAGTAATAATTCTACGACTACAAAATGaatagactgtaataataatagccAGTACATGggacagtaagtgtgtgtgtgtgtgtgtgtgtgtgtgtgtagtgtatgagCCGGACGAGTGGGAGGTG includes these proteins:
- the insra gene encoding insulin receptor a; amino-acid sequence: MNLWSLFVFVVMKWLQISAEICPSKDIRNNVTNMHSLENCTVIEGHLKILLMFHTRAEDFRGLSFPKLTVVTDYLLLFRVYGLESLSDLFPNLTVIRGNNLFFNYALVIFEMLQLKEIGLHSLMNITRGAVRLEKNPDLCYLSTLDWSQVLDSVEDNYITTNKNEGECGDVCPGMARGKTICPQTIINGQFGARCWTQRHCQRMCPSVCKGRACMEDGQCCHSACLGGCVKPDSAAECVACRHFLHAGVCVEACPPGSLSFKGWRCVSPAYCHTLHMQCSRKTQDQSCNSYVIHQGACVPECPSGYTTVNSTTLMCSPCAGMCPKVCVGEKTVDSVTAAQALRGCTLLNGSLIINIRGGNNIATELEANLGQLEEITGYLMVRRSYALVSLLFLRKLRLIRGETQERGNYSFFALDNQNLRQLWDWSKHNLSIQQGRMFFHHNSKLCMSEIRKMEEVTGTRDRQPKNDIGFKTNGDQVSCEYRVLKFTTVRTHSDKIIIKWEPFWPPDFRDLLGFMVLYKEAPYKNVTEFDGRGACGSNSWVIADVDPPHRSSDVRQQQEPGFLIRSLKPWTQYAIMVKAQLSTSDEHQVQGAKSRIIYVRTNATKPSVPLDPISSSNSSSQIILKWKPPNDPNGNVTHYVVSCLQQPEASELYKFDYCQKGMKLPSRAPTQVDSKEGEKWNQTAESGLSESCCPCPKTEKQLKKEAEESEYRKTFENYLHNEVFRIRPSRQRRSLVGVANSTVPTFMTTPAPLPSLSLEGEAESNKIIQFVYGKESTVISTLRHFTSYQIEIHACNNQPGDPERCSMAAYVSARTLPEDHADDILGQVLFNVVDYSVHIRWAEPKAPNGMIILYEVNYKRLGDTEELSHCVSRKQYISDSGCRLRLVNPGNYTVRIRATSLTGNGSWTEPAYFYIKDLRVDPSNMLKIIVVPVVCVVLVVLMATAGLVMFRKKHAEGPTGRLYTSPNPEYLSPDEMYEPDEWEVAREKITLLRELGQGSFGMVYEGVGRDVVKGEAQTRVAVKTVNEAASLRERIEFLNEASVMKAFNCHHVVRLLGVVSKGQPTLVVMELMTHGDLKSYLRRLRPDSENNPGRPPPTLREMIQTAAEIADGMAYLNAKKFVHRDLAARNCMVSEDYTVKIGDFGMTRDIYETDYYRKGGKGLLPVRWMAPESLKDGVFTAHSDCWSFGVVLWEISTLAEQPYQGLSNEQVLKFVMDGGFLERPDNCPDRLHSLMQMCWHYNPKLRPTFQEIVEMLRDELHPSFTDLSFFYSEENRIRAQDGDDFDMDLENMESIPLSSYTPEDEGTYEGLVPYTHMNGEKKNGRILSLPRSSPS